The following coding sequences are from one Candoia aspera isolate rCanAsp1 chromosome 13, rCanAsp1.hap2, whole genome shotgun sequence window:
- the MAP2K1 gene encoding dual specificity mitogen-activated protein kinase kinase 1, whose protein sequence is MPKKKPGPIQLTPAPDGSAINGTSAAETNLEALQKKLEELELDEQQRKRLEAFLTQKQKVGELKDDDFEKISELGAGNGGVVFKVSHKPSGLIMARKLIHLEIKPAIRNQIIRELQVLHECNSPYIVGFYGAFYSDGEISICMEHMDGGSLDQVLKKAGRIPEQILGKVSIAVIKGLTYLREKHKIMHRDVKPSNILVNSRGEIKLCDFGVSGQLIDSMANSFVGTRSYMSPERLQGTHYSVQSDIWSMGLSLVEMAIGRYPIPPPDAKELELMFGCPVGADCPGSETSPRQRTPSRPMSAYGSDSRPPMAIFELLDYIVNEPPPKLPSRVFTPEFQDFVNKCLIKNPAERADLKQLMVHIFIKRSEAEEVDFAGWLCSTIGLNQPSTPTHVGGL, encoded by the exons GACCAATTTGGAAGCCTTGCAGAAAAAACTGGAAGAGTTAGAACTGGATGAGCAGCAGCGGAAACGCCTGGAGGCCTTTCTGACCCAGAAGCAGAAGGTTGGCGAGCTGAAGGACGATGACTTTGAGAAGATCAGTGAACTGGGCGCGGGCAACGGTGGCGTGGTCTTTAAAGTCTCACACAAGCCTTCTGGACTCATCATGGCCAGGAAG CTGATTCATCTTGAGATCAAGCCGGCAATTCGCAACCAGATCATTCGGGAGCTCCAGGTCCTGCACGAATGCAACTCTCCCTACATTGTGGGGTTTTATGGAGCGTTTTACAGTGACGGCGAGATCAGTATCTGCATGGAGCACATG GATGGCGGATCCTTGGATCAAGTCCTGAAAAAGGCAGGCAGAATACCAGAGCAGATTCTCGGCAAAGTCAGCATTGCT GTCATAAAAGGGCTAACGTATTTGAGAGAAAAGCATAAGATCATGCACAGAG ATGTGAAGCCCTCCAACATCTTGGTAAACTCAAGAGGAGAAATCAAGCTCTGTGATTTTGGGGTCAGTGGACAACTGATTGATTCCATGGCCAACTCTTTTGTGGGAACACGATCTTACATGTCG CCAGAAAGACTGCAAGGGACTCACTACTCGGTGCAGTCGGACATCTGGAGCATGGGGCTCTCCCTGGTAGAAATGGCCATTGGCAGGTACCCGATCCCTCCGCCCGACGCAAAGGAGCTGGAACTCATGTTTGGGTGTCCCGTTGGGGCCGACTGTCCTGGCTCGGAGACGTCTCCCCGGCAGAGAACGCCAAGCCGGCCCATGAGTG CCTATGGTTCAGACAGCCGACCACCCATGGCCATCTTTGAGCTCCTGGACTACATAGTCAATGAG CCCCCTCCAAAGCTGCCAAGCAGAGTCTTCACTCCAGAATTCCAAGATTTTGTGAACAAATG CTTGATCAAGAATCCGGCTGAGAGAGCAGATCTAAAGCAGCTTATG GTCCACATTTTCATTAAAAGATCGGAAGCAGAGGAGGTGGACTTTGCGGGCTGGCTGTGCTCCACCATCGGCCTTAACCAGCCCAGCACCCCGACCCATGTTGGCGGACTCTGA
- the SNAPC5 gene encoding snRNA-activating protein complex subunit 5, whose amino-acid sequence MLSRLQELRKEEETLLRVKEALHDQLTRLKVEELALRSMINAREGTVFTPSAAVMEEHVNMDNEAAINQTKLQLQVHASEEEEEEEEESDS is encoded by the exons ATGCTGAGCCGCCTGCAGGAGCTCCGCAAGGAGGAGGAGACGCTGCTGCGGGTCAAGGAGGCGCTGCACGACCAGCTCACCCGCCTCAAG GTGGAAGAGTTGGCTCTTCGGTCCATGATTAACGCCCGGGAAGGGACCGTGTTCACACCCTCAGCTGCTGTGATGGAGGAGCATGTAAAC ATGGACAACGAAGCCGCCATTAATCAGACTAAGCTGCAGCTGCAAGTACATGCTagcgaggaagaggaggaggaggaggaagaatcgGATTCCTAG
- the RPL4 gene encoding large ribosomal subunit protein uL4: MACTRPLVSVYSEKGEVSGKNVTMPAVFKAPIRPDIVNFVHTNLRKNSRQPYAVSELAGHQTSAESWGTGRAVARIPRVRGGGTHRSGQGAFGNMCRGGRMFAPTKTWRRWHRRVNITQKRYAICSALAASALPALVMSKGHRIEEIPELPLVVEDKVEGYKKTKEAVLLLKKLKAWNDIKKVYASQRMRAGKGKMRNRRRIQRRGPCIVYSEDNGIIKAFRNIPGITLLNVNKLNLLRLAPGGHVGRFCIWTESAFRKLDDLYGTWRKPATLKSSYNLPMHKMTNTDLGRILKSQEIQKALRPPKKKIRRRVLKKNPLKNLRIMIKLNPYTKTMRRDTILRHAKNHKLREEKAAKGKAKIQAAVAAKSESTA, translated from the exons ATG GCTTGTACTCGGCCATTAGTATCGGTGTACTCCGAAAAGGGAGAGGTATCAGGTAAAAATGTCACCATGCCTGCTGTCTTCAAGGCTCCCATTCGCCCAGATATCGTAAACTTTGTTCACACCAATTTGCGGAAGAACAGCAGGCAGCCCTATGCTGTCAGTGAACTTGCAG ggcaCCAGACCAGTGCTGAATCCTGGGGTACTGGGAGAGCAGTTGCTCGTATCCCAAGGGTTCGTGGGGGCGGAACTCATCGATCTGGCCAGGGTGCTTTTGGCAAT ATGTGTCGTGGAGGTCGCATGTTTGCCCCAACCAAGACTTGGCGACGCTGGCACCGCAGGGTGAACATCACTCAGAAGCGCTATGCCATCTGCTCTGCTCTGGCGGCTTCCGCCCTTCCAGCTCTAGTCATGTCTAAAG GTCACCGCATCGAAGAGATTCCAGAACTTCCTCTGGTAGTTGAAGACAAAGTTgaaggctacaaaaaaacaaaggaagccgTTCTACTACTTAAGAAGCTGAAAGCTTGGAATGATATCAAAAAG GTCTATGCCTCTCAGCGTATGCGGGCAGGCAAGGGTAAAATGAGGAACCGCCGTCGCATCCAGCGCAGGGGGCCTTGCATCGTCTATAGTGAAGACAATGGCATCATAAAAGCATTCAGGAATATTCCAG GCATTACTCTTCTCAATGTGAACAAGTTGAACCTTTTGAGACTTGCTCCTGGTGGCCACGTGGGACGTTTCTGTATTTGGACTGAAAGTGCTTTCCGCAAGTTGGATGACTTGTACGGCACTTGGCGCAAGCCTGCCACCCTGAAAAGTAGCTACAA TCTGCCAATGCACAAGATGACCAATACTGACCTTGGCAGGATCCTAAAGAGCCAGGAGATCCAGAAGGCCCTACGTCCACCCAA GAAGAAGATTCGTCGTAGAGTCCTTAAGAAGAACCCACTGAAGAATTTGAGAATCATGATCAAATTGAACCCGTACACCAAAACCATGAGGCGTGACACTATCCTGCGCCATGCTAAAAAT CACAAACTCAGAGAGGAGAAGGCAGCAAAGGGGAAGGCGAAGATCCAAGCTGCAGTCGCTGCGAAGAGCGAGAGCACAGCATAA